In a single window of the Coriobacteriia bacterium genome:
- a CDS encoding adenosine deaminase → MTPDVRAFALGLPKAELHVHLEGTLEPEMMFELAARNNISLPFSTVQAVRAAYDFSNLQSFLDLYYAGCAALVTEDDFYDLTWAYLVHAAEENITHVEPFFDPQTHTDRGVLFGTVVAGILTALEDGADRFGISYRLIMSFLRDQPTESALRTLEHAKLYGHRIVGVGLDSAELGHPPEDFAEVFEIARDRGYHVVAHAGEEGPPSYITGALDALGAERIDHGYSCLQSPQLMERLARDRVPLTVCPLSNVRLRVVDSMEAHPIKQLMDAGLMVTVNSDDPAYFGGYLTDNYVAVAEALGLGLSDLATLAEASFEASFLDQDAKDARIAEVRAYAASHGVE, encoded by the coding sequence GTGACGCCTGACGTGAGAGCATTCGCCCTCGGACTTCCAAAGGCCGAACTCCATGTACATCTGGAGGGCACGCTCGAGCCGGAGATGATGTTCGAGCTTGCCGCACGCAACAACATCAGCCTCCCGTTCTCCACCGTCCAGGCGGTCCGTGCCGCGTACGACTTCTCGAACCTGCAGTCGTTCCTCGACCTGTACTACGCCGGATGCGCGGCCCTGGTGACCGAAGACGACTTCTACGACCTCACCTGGGCCTACCTGGTGCACGCCGCCGAGGAGAACATCACGCACGTCGAGCCGTTCTTCGATCCGCAGACGCACACCGATCGGGGCGTGCTGTTCGGAACGGTCGTGGCCGGGATCCTTACCGCACTCGAGGACGGTGCGGACCGGTTCGGGATCTCCTACCGCCTCATCATGTCGTTCCTGCGTGACCAGCCGACCGAGAGCGCGCTGCGCACCCTCGAGCACGCGAAGCTCTACGGACATCGCATCGTCGGGGTCGGACTCGACTCGGCGGAGCTGGGACACCCGCCGGAGGACTTCGCCGAGGTCTTCGAGATCGCTCGCGACCGCGGGTACCACGTGGTGGCGCACGCTGGCGAGGAGGGTCCACCCTCGTACATCACCGGCGCGCTCGATGCGCTGGGCGCCGAACGCATCGATCACGGCTACAGTTGTCTGCAAAGCCCGCAGTTGATGGAGCGCCTCGCCCGGGATCGCGTGCCGCTCACGGTCTGCCCGCTGTCGAACGTCCGCCTGCGCGTGGTGGACTCCATGGAGGCGCATCCCATCAAGCAACTGATGGACGCGGGACTCATGGTGACCGTCAACTCGGATGACCCCGCGTACTTCGGCGGCTACCTCACCGACAACTACGTCGCGGTCGCCGAGGCGCTCGGTCTGGGACTCTCCGACCTCGCCACGCTTGCCGAGGCGTCGTTCGAGGCGTCATTCCTCGATCAGGACGCCAAGGATGCCCGCATCGCGGAGGTACGCGCGTACGCTGCATCGCACGGCGTGGAGTAA
- a CDS encoding glutamate synthase-related protein yields the protein MQQTFVQPEFRVKIDYDKCHKCGRCVQQCGWGVYDFNERPIPHDEKCRACHRCVTYCPAHCITIEKNTLAFRDNDNWSTDARKAVWKQAETGGVLLTSMGNPRPYERIFDKLVLDACQVTNPSIDPLREPMELRTYLGRKSDSVAVEPNGTGGFKLAGSTGLERNVKLDTPIIFAPMSYGSVSLNVHRSLAMAAERCGILMNTGEGGLHEDLYPYQDNVIVQVASGRFGVSPEYLQRGAAIEIKIGQGAKPGIGGHLPGEKIDREVSSTRMIPQGSDAISPAPHHDIYSIEDLRQLIYALKEASGYKTVGVKIAAVHNVAAIASGIVRAGADYIYLDGFKGGTGAAPQVIRDHIGIPIEIALAAVDQRLRDEGIRNQTSIIAAGSIRSSADAAKAIALGADVVAIGTATLLALGCHLCQSCHTGKCSWGITTQKPELTRRIDPEWGAERLTNLIHAWSHELQEILGALGVNAVESLRGSRERLRSVGLDEQTCRILGVKPAGL from the coding sequence ATGCAGCAGACCTTCGTGCAGCCCGAGTTCCGGGTCAAGATCGATTACGACAAGTGCCACAAGTGCGGGCGCTGCGTGCAGCAGTGCGGCTGGGGTGTCTACGACTTCAACGAGCGCCCGATCCCGCACGACGAGAAGTGCCGCGCGTGCCACCGCTGCGTGACGTACTGTCCGGCACACTGCATCACCATCGAGAAGAACACGCTCGCATTCCGCGACAACGACAACTGGTCCACCGACGCCCGCAAGGCGGTCTGGAAGCAGGCCGAGACCGGAGGCGTGCTGCTGACCTCGATGGGCAACCCGCGTCCGTACGAGCGCATCTTCGACAAGCTCGTGCTCGATGCGTGCCAGGTCACGAACCCGTCCATCGACCCGCTCCGCGAGCCGATGGAGCTCCGCACCTACCTCGGCCGCAAGTCCGACAGTGTGGCGGTGGAGCCCAACGGCACGGGTGGCTTCAAGCTTGCCGGGAGCACCGGGCTCGAGCGCAACGTGAAGCTCGACACGCCCATCATCTTCGCGCCCATGAGCTACGGCTCCGTGTCGCTCAACGTGCACCGGTCGCTCGCGATGGCAGCCGAGCGCTGCGGCATCCTGATGAACACCGGTGAGGGCGGCCTGCACGAGGACCTCTACCCCTACCAGGACAACGTGATCGTCCAGGTGGCCTCGGGCCGCTTTGGCGTGAGCCCCGAGTACCTGCAGCGCGGCGCGGCCATCGAGATCAAGATCGGCCAGGGCGCCAAGCCGGGGATCGGCGGTCACCTGCCGGGCGAGAAGATCGACCGCGAAGTCTCGTCCACGCGCATGATCCCGCAGGGTAGCGATGCCATCTCGCCGGCGCCGCATCACGACATCTACTCGATCGAGGACCTGCGCCAGCTCATCTACGCGCTCAAAGAGGCAAGCGGCTACAAGACGGTCGGCGTGAAGATCGCGGCGGTGCACAACGTGGCGGCCATCGCCTCGGGCATCGTTCGCGCGGGTGCCGACTACATCTACCTCGACGGCTTCAAGGGCGGCACCGGCGCCGCGCCGCAGGTCATCCGCGACCACATCGGCATCCCGATCGAGATCGCGCTGGCGGCAGTGGATCAGCGGCTGCGCGACGAGGGCATCCGCAATCAGACGTCGATCATCGCGGCCGGCTCGATCCGCTCTTCGGCGGATGCGGCCAAGGCGATTGCGCTCGGCGCCGACGTGGTGGCGATCGGTACCGCCACGCTGCTCGCGCTCGGCTGCCACCTTTGCCAGAGCTGCCACACGGGCAAGTGCTCGTGGGGCATCACCACGCAGAAGCCCGAGCTCACGCGCCGCATCGATCCCGAGTGGGGGGCGGAGCGCCTCACGAACCTCATCCATGCGTGGAGCCACGAGCTGCAGGAGATCCTCGGCGCGCTCGGCGTGAACGCCGTCGAGAGCTTGCGCGGCAGCCGCGAGCGGCTGCGCTCGGTGGGACTCGATGAGCAGACGTGCCGCATCCTCGGCGTCAAGCCGGCCGGACTGTAG
- a CDS encoding ATP-dependent helicase encodes MAAPLPRTDDAQQTETGAPVLRGLNDAQRAAASHGSGPLLIVAGAGTGKTATLAHRVAHLVAEGMPPGRILLLTFTRRAAEEMLRRVDGLLRSAASAGDLHASLSGARVWGGTFHAVATRLLRIHGESIGLPPGFTILDRADAEDLMHAVRTSLDLGTKGKRFPQKATCLDIYSRCVNAAEPLGDVLQTRYPWCKNDAEDLKSLFAAYVDRKEASHVLDYDDLLLFWRGMLADPALGEVVRGHFDAVLVDEYQDTNALQADIVALLRPDGTGITAVGDDAQAIYGFRAATVRNILDFPTRFAGATVLTLEQNYRSTAPILSATNAIIAEAAERYDKALWTNREGGSQPALVTCRDEREQTDYVIERILGHREEGTPLKDQAVLFRAMHHSMELELELQRRNVPFVKYGGLKFVEMAHVKDYVAFLRLAENPNDEVAALRVLGLLPGVGPRTAASLASDLAAAGGDFESWVGHVVPTATAVLWPGFVTLMRTLASAPSEDVAAQLAAARAFYAPLAEQRYDNAPARLADLEQIEMLGSRFADRTAFLTDLTLDAPQWTGDFAGPPLLDEDYLILSTMHSAKGLEFDVVYVIHAADGNIPSDMSTGSVEEIEEERRLFYVACTRARDALYVTHPLRYYAVGRGRADAYGYAQRTRFVPDRLRALFAESQARPESATAESAPVVATTASIRAGVRSMWE; translated from the coding sequence ATGGCTGCTCCCCTCCCACGCACCGACGATGCTCAGCAGACCGAGACCGGCGCCCCGGTGCTCCGCGGCCTGAACGACGCGCAGCGCGCCGCAGCGTCGCACGGCAGCGGGCCGCTCCTGATCGTGGCCGGCGCAGGCACCGGCAAGACCGCCACGCTCGCCCACCGCGTCGCCCACCTCGTCGCCGAAGGCATGCCGCCGGGCCGCATCCTTCTTCTCACTTTCACGCGGCGCGCTGCCGAGGAGATGCTCCGCCGCGTCGACGGGCTGCTGCGCAGCGCCGCCAGCGCCGGGGACCTGCACGCATCGCTCTCGGGCGCCCGCGTCTGGGGTGGCACGTTCCACGCGGTTGCCACGCGCCTGCTGCGCATACACGGCGAGTCGATCGGCCTGCCGCCGGGATTCACCATCCTCGACCGCGCGGACGCCGAAGACCTCATGCACGCCGTGCGGACGTCGCTCGACCTCGGCACCAAGGGCAAGCGCTTCCCGCAGAAGGCGACGTGCCTCGACATCTACTCGCGCTGCGTGAACGCCGCCGAGCCGCTCGGCGATGTGCTGCAGACGCGCTACCCGTGGTGCAAGAACGACGCCGAGGACCTGAAGAGCCTGTTCGCGGCGTACGTGGACCGCAAGGAAGCGAGCCACGTGCTCGACTACGACGACCTGCTGCTGTTCTGGCGGGGCATGCTCGCCGACCCGGCGCTCGGCGAGGTCGTGCGCGGGCACTTCGACGCCGTGCTGGTGGACGAGTACCAGGACACCAACGCGCTGCAAGCCGACATCGTGGCGCTCCTGCGCCCCGACGGGACCGGCATCACCGCCGTCGGCGACGACGCGCAGGCGATCTACGGCTTCCGCGCCGCGACCGTGCGCAACATCCTCGACTTCCCCACGCGCTTCGCCGGCGCCACCGTGCTCACCCTCGAGCAGAACTACCGCAGCACGGCGCCCATCCTTTCGGCCACCAACGCGATCATCGCCGAGGCGGCCGAGCGCTACGACAAGGCGCTGTGGACGAACCGCGAGGGCGGCTCGCAGCCGGCGCTCGTCACCTGTCGCGACGAGCGGGAGCAGACCGACTACGTGATCGAGCGCATCCTCGGCCACCGCGAGGAGGGCACGCCGCTCAAAGATCAGGCGGTGCTCTTCCGCGCGATGCACCACTCGATGGAGCTCGAACTCGAACTGCAGCGGCGTAACGTCCCCTTCGTGAAGTACGGTGGCCTCAAGTTCGTGGAGATGGCGCACGTGAAGGACTACGTCGCGTTCCTGCGCCTCGCGGAGAACCCGAACGACGAGGTGGCGGCCCTGCGCGTGCTCGGCCTGCTCCCCGGCGTGGGTCCGCGCACGGCCGCATCGCTCGCGAGCGATCTCGCAGCCGCCGGCGGCGACTTCGAGTCCTGGGTCGGACACGTCGTCCCCACGGCCACGGCCGTACTCTGGCCGGGCTTCGTGACGCTCATGCGCACGCTCGCAAGCGCACCCTCGGAGGACGTGGCCGCGCAACTCGCGGCCGCGCGCGCGTTCTACGCGCCACTTGCCGAGCAGCGCTACGACAACGCGCCCGCACGCCTTGCCGATCTGGAGCAGATCGAGATGCTCGGCTCGCGCTTCGCCGATCGGACCGCGTTCCTCACCGACCTCACGCTCGACGCTCCCCAGTGGACGGGCGACTTCGCGGGCCCTCCCCTGCTGGACGAGGACTACCTCATCCTGTCGACGATGCACTCGGCCAAGGGTCTCGAATTCGACGTGGTGTACGTCATCCACGCCGCCGACGGCAACATCCCCTCGGACATGTCCACCGGCAGCGTCGAGGAGATCGAGGAGGAGCGTCGGCTGTTCTACGTGGCCTGCACGCGCGCCCGCGATGCGCTCTACGTCACCCACCCGCTGCGCTACTACGCGGTCGGGCGCGGACGCGCGGATGCGTACGGGTACGCTCAGCGCACGCGCTTCGTCCCCGACCGGCTGCGCGCGCTCTTTGCCGAGAGCCAGGCTCGTCCCGAGTCGGCGACTGCCGAGAGCGCCCCGGTCGTCGCCACGACCGCCAGTATCCGGGCAGGCGTGCGCTCCATGTGGGAGTAA
- a CDS encoding glutamine amidotransferase family protein, which translates to MGICDESGALMSGEEPILAMAVQRDRGNGLGGGFAGYGIYPEFPDHFCFHMMYHDLKAKEEAEAILDQHFLIEVAEPMPTRPVKGITDAPLLWRYFMTPHAHLLEEREVTAEDYVVSVVMLVNARVDGAFVASSGKNMGAFKGVGYPEEIGHYFRLEEYAGHTWVGHNRFPTNTPGWWGGAHPFTLLDWSIVHNGEISSYGINSRYLEQFGYTCSLGTDTEVAAYLFDLLLRRHKLPLELACKALAPALWTEIDRMDPEQAALMSSLRAVYGPGMLNGPFAIVLGFNGGMVALNDRIKLRPLVAARSGSKLMVASEESAIRTIMPEPDDVWMPKAGEPVIARVKGMDLPFHSQLHASPAEISCAVTAVETACEIEEVAV; encoded by the coding sequence ATGGGCATCTGCGACGAGAGCGGCGCTCTCATGAGCGGCGAGGAGCCGATCCTCGCGATGGCCGTGCAGCGCGATCGCGGCAACGGCCTCGGCGGCGGATTTGCCGGCTACGGCATCTACCCCGAGTTCCCGGACCACTTCTGCTTCCACATGATGTATCACGACCTCAAGGCCAAAGAGGAGGCCGAGGCGATCCTCGACCAGCACTTCCTGATCGAGGTCGCCGAGCCGATGCCCACGCGTCCCGTGAAGGGCATCACCGACGCGCCGCTGCTGTGGCGCTACTTCATGACCCCGCACGCGCACCTGCTCGAGGAGCGCGAGGTCACCGCCGAGGACTACGTCGTGAGCGTGGTCATGCTCGTGAACGCTCGCGTGGACGGTGCGTTCGTCGCCTCCTCGGGCAAGAACATGGGCGCGTTCAAGGGCGTGGGCTACCCCGAGGAGATCGGCCACTACTTCCGCCTCGAGGAGTACGCCGGCCACACGTGGGTCGGCCACAACCGCTTCCCCACGAACACACCGGGCTGGTGGGGCGGGGCGCACCCGTTCACGCTGCTCGACTGGTCGATCGTGCACAACGGCGAGATCTCGAGCTACGGCATCAACAGCCGCTACCTCGAGCAGTTCGGCTACACGTGCTCGCTCGGCACCGACACCGAGGTGGCGGCATACCTGTTCGACCTGCTGCTGCGTCGGCACAAGCTCCCGCTTGAGCTCGCGTGCAAGGCGCTTGCGCCCGCGCTCTGGACTGAGATCGATCGCATGGATCCCGAGCAGGCCGCGCTGATGAGTTCGCTCCGCGCGGTGTACGGCCCGGGCATGCTGAACGGCCCCTTCGCCATCGTGCTCGGCTTCAATGGCGGCATGGTCGCGCTGAACGACCGCATCAAGCTCCGCCCGCTCGTGGCGGCACGCAGCGGCAGCAAGCTCATGGTCGCCTCGGAAGAGAGCGCGATCCGCACGATCATGCCGGAGCCCGACGACGTCTGGATGCCGAAGGCCGGTGAGCCGGTCATCGCGCGCGTGAAGGGCATGGACCTGCCGTTCCACAGCCAGCTTCACGCCAGCCCCGCCGAGATATCGTGCGCCGTGACCGCGGTGGAGACCGCCTGTGAGATAGAGGAGGTGGCGGTCTAG
- a CDS encoding heterodisulfide reductase-related iron-sulfur binding cluster, protein MREFAVFWGCTIPARFPFIEKSTRVVFEDLGATVHELAGHTCCPEGTLVKANDEDAFYTAAARNLAIVEKAELGVVTPCNGCYSTFKEAASHLRSDWRSRERINERLATEELHYTGDLDIVHFAEWLADTVGVGSLGAKVTKPLWGMKVAVHYGCHLLRPQPAVRWDDPLNPTKVEELVAALGAKVVDYTTKMQCCGGALDRVGEREGSLAFARRKLYDVQNEGADALVVVCPSCFQQFDLNQAALQRANEDVHVPVFYLSELIALAMGHAPAELGLDMHRVPVDSFLAKWEARTGDKQRLAEHFDVALLAKCDSCQACKDDCPVCKVDPTFQPNDIIAALLAGNLDAIVADGQLWKCLECYTCQEMCHSRIGMADVFRQLKELSLEGGHGPESVAAAYAEFLKTGALGKPREGARKKLGLEPLPEGGGDAIARLLGANEPSPLSAEKE, encoded by the coding sequence ATGAGGGAGTTCGCGGTCTTCTGGGGATGCACGATCCCTGCGAGGTTCCCCTTCATCGAGAAGTCGACGCGCGTGGTCTTCGAGGACCTCGGCGCGACCGTGCACGAGCTTGCGGGTCACACCTGCTGCCCCGAGGGCACGCTCGTGAAGGCGAACGACGAGGACGCGTTCTACACGGCCGCCGCGCGCAACCTCGCAATCGTCGAGAAGGCGGAGCTCGGCGTGGTCACGCCGTGCAACGGCTGCTACTCGACTTTCAAGGAGGCCGCAAGCCACCTGCGCAGCGACTGGCGCAGTCGCGAGCGCATCAACGAGCGTCTCGCCACAGAGGAGCTGCACTACACGGGCGATCTGGACATCGTGCACTTTGCCGAGTGGCTGGCCGACACCGTCGGCGTCGGGTCGCTCGGCGCGAAGGTCACCAAGCCGCTCTGGGGCATGAAGGTCGCCGTGCACTACGGCTGCCACCTGCTTCGCCCACAGCCCGCGGTGCGATGGGACGACCCGCTCAACCCGACCAAGGTCGAGGAGCTCGTCGCGGCCCTCGGCGCGAAGGTCGTGGACTACACCACCAAGATGCAGTGCTGCGGCGGTGCGCTCGACCGCGTGGGAGAGCGTGAGGGCTCGCTCGCCTTCGCGCGGCGCAAGCTCTACGACGTGCAGAACGAAGGCGCCGACGCGCTCGTGGTGGTCTGCCCGAGCTGCTTCCAGCAGTTCGACCTCAACCAGGCGGCGCTCCAGCGCGCGAACGAAGACGTGCACGTGCCGGTCTTCTACCTCTCGGAACTCATCGCGCTCGCGATGGGGCACGCGCCCGCCGAACTCGGCCTCGACATGCATCGCGTGCCGGTGGACAGCTTCCTCGCCAAGTGGGAGGCGCGCACTGGCGACAAGCAGCGGCTTGCCGAGCACTTCGACGTGGCGCTGCTCGCCAAGTGCGACTCGTGCCAGGCGTGCAAGGACGACTGCCCGGTCTGCAAGGTGGACCCCACCTTCCAGCCGAACGACATCATCGCCGCGCTGCTCGCCGGCAACCTCGATGCGATCGTCGCCGACGGGCAGCTATGGAAGTGCCTCGAGTGCTACACGTGCCAGGAGATGTGCCACAGCCGCATCGGCATGGCCGACGTCTTCCGCCAGCTCAAGGAGCTCTCGCTCGAGGGCGGGCACGGCCCGGAGTCGGTGGCTGCGGCCTACGCTGAGTTCCTCAAGACGGGCGCGCTCGGCAAGCCGCGCGAGGGCGCGCGCAAGAAGCTCGGACTCGAGCCCCTGCCCGAAGGCGGCGGCGATGCGATCGCCCGCCTGCTGGGTGCGAACGAACCGTCCCCGCTTTCCGCGGAGAAGGAGTGA
- a CDS encoding response regulator, whose product MILPVRVLIAEDEAIIRMDLREMLAEEGHEVVGEARNGAEAIALARELRPDIIFMDVKMPGTGGLEAARAIGEERIAPVVMVTAFSQQSYVDEATAAGAMAYLIKPFSKRDIVPAMTVAVSRFSEARALEAEVDDLTERLETRKALDRAKGVLMTKGMTEPEAFRRLQKLAMDRRMSLKDVAEAVVLAADAAG is encoded by the coding sequence GTGATCCTGCCCGTGCGCGTGCTCATCGCAGAAGACGAAGCCATCATCCGCATGGACCTGCGCGAGATGCTTGCCGAAGAGGGCCACGAGGTCGTCGGCGAGGCGCGTAACGGCGCCGAGGCGATCGCGCTCGCCCGCGAGCTGCGCCCCGACATCATCTTCATGGACGTGAAGATGCCCGGCACCGGTGGCCTGGAGGCCGCGCGCGCCATCGGCGAGGAGCGCATCGCGCCCGTGGTGATGGTGACCGCGTTCTCGCAGCAGTCGTACGTGGACGAGGCCACTGCCGCGGGCGCCATGGCCTACCTCATCAAGCCGTTCTCCAAGCGCGACATCGTGCCGGCGATGACCGTTGCGGTCTCGCGTTTCTCCGAGGCGCGTGCGCTCGAGGCCGAGGTGGACGACCTCACCGAGCGACTCGAAACGCGCAAGGCGCTCGATCGAGCCAAGGGCGTGCTCATGACCAAGGGCATGACCGAGCCCGAGGCGTTCCGCCGGCTGCAGAAGCTTGCCATGGATCGCCGGATGTCGCTCAAAGACGTCGCCGAGGCCGTGGTACTCGCCGCCGACGCCGCGGGGTAA
- a CDS encoding MFS transporter, with translation MPVAPDSSRVIKTYLTANGLFTLAASLIWAVNTLFLLDAGLDIFTVMVVNASFTLGQLVFEVPTGVVADTIGRKASFLLGIGALAVATVLYVLTAQMHLGIGMFVLASVLIGFGFTCQTGAMDAWLVDALAYTGYARPLDGVFSRGQIVFGAATLVGTLGGGFLGQVDLALPYYVRSVVLLLAFAFVAVAMRDVGFQPRPLEWRRFGEETRSILREGTEFGWRNRVVRLLFFASAAQGVFFIFGFYSWQRYFLDLLARELVWVNGVVTAAFALSGIIGSALVGRVMREGAKRRNAGNVLAVAALGQALLVLAIGLVGIVVPAASYGIPVFLVAAGLYIVLGVILGVQTPVRQAFLNRQIPSAQRATVLSLDAFFADGGASGGQLGLGWLSRAVSIPVAWLAGGAMLLLAAPLYRGARAGDVTPNEAHAEE, from the coding sequence GTGCCAGTTGCGCCAGACTCATCGCGCGTCATCAAGACGTACCTGACCGCTAACGGCCTCTTCACCCTGGCCGCATCGCTCATCTGGGCCGTGAACACCCTCTTCCTGCTGGATGCGGGTCTCGACATCTTCACGGTGATGGTCGTCAACGCGAGCTTCACCCTCGGCCAGCTGGTCTTCGAGGTTCCAACCGGGGTGGTGGCCGACACGATCGGCCGCAAGGCGTCGTTCCTGCTCGGCATCGGGGCGCTGGCCGTCGCGACAGTGCTCTACGTGCTGACGGCGCAGATGCACCTCGGAATCGGCATGTTCGTCCTTGCTTCGGTCCTGATCGGATTCGGTTTCACCTGTCAGACGGGGGCGATGGACGCCTGGCTGGTCGATGCCCTCGCGTACACGGGGTATGCCCGTCCGCTCGACGGCGTGTTCTCCCGAGGGCAGATCGTGTTCGGCGCAGCCACCCTCGTGGGCACGCTCGGAGGAGGGTTCCTCGGGCAGGTCGACCTGGCGCTGCCGTACTACGTGCGGAGCGTTGTGCTTCTGCTGGCGTTCGCCTTCGTTGCGGTCGCCATGCGCGACGTGGGCTTCCAGCCTCGGCCTCTTGAATGGCGTCGGTTCGGCGAGGAGACGCGCAGCATACTGCGCGAGGGGACCGAATTCGGGTGGCGTAATCGCGTTGTACGCCTTCTGTTCTTCGCATCGGCCGCGCAGGGCGTGTTCTTCATCTTCGGCTTCTACTCCTGGCAGCGGTACTTCCTCGACCTGCTCGCGCGGGAGTTGGTGTGGGTGAACGGCGTGGTGACGGCCGCCTTCGCGCTTTCCGGGATCATCGGCAGCGCACTGGTGGGGCGCGTCATGCGCGAGGGCGCGAAGCGGCGTAACGCAGGCAACGTGCTGGCGGTGGCGGCACTCGGGCAGGCGCTCCTCGTGCTCGCCATCGGTCTCGTCGGCATCGTGGTACCCGCCGCGTCGTACGGTATCCCCGTCTTCCTGGTGGCGGCAGGGCTCTACATCGTCCTGGGCGTGATCCTCGGCGTGCAGACCCCGGTTCGCCAGGCGTTTCTCAACCGCCAGATCCCATCGGCACAGCGCGCGACCGTGCTGTCGCTCGACGCGTTCTTCGCCGACGGGGGCGCGTCCGGCGGGCAGCTGGGCCTGGGATGGCTGTCCCGGGCCGTCTCGATCCCGGTGGCCTGGCTCGCGGGCGGGGCGATGCTGCTGCTTGCTGCGCCGCTCTACCGCGGGGCACGGGCCGGGGACGTGACGCCTAACGAGGCGCATGCCGAGGAGTGA
- a CDS encoding histidine kinase N-terminal domain-containing protein yields MSTPSSARAPLSGLAPAERDHITNVAANLQLAADLGYGDVALLVAAEGGDLRVFADARPMTAAAAVPVTRVGESVVRTDEPEAYDALEGGVVACGTHRRIRRGIAFTSTGYPIGPAEHPYAVVVRHVGQSVAEAPGKMEVAFMRLAALVLERLQTAPITDLDADAPYSTTRLAGDGVIEVAESGAVTYASPNAVNIMRLAGTEGTLVGSPASALPGGASTVTPVLGTGAAREMTLEVRGRSLRYRTIALAEGALVLVEDVTDARRREQELRVKEATIREVHHRVKNNLQTIASLLRIQARRSSTTEAALALGEAVERVSSMAVVHEMLAESAEESVDLSAVVRTVVEMVGRSLIGPGADIRLVVEGETGLVPAPVATSLALVAVELVHNAIQHGIGASGSGSVTVTMRGTASEVSLTVKDTGRGLPDGFSVSASANLGLAIVRTIVEDDLRGTLSFGTAAGTLVSVRVPVPERT; encoded by the coding sequence ATGAGCACACCATCATCCGCGCGCGCCCCGCTGTCAGGGCTCGCTCCCGCCGAACGCGACCACATCACCAACGTGGCCGCGAACCTGCAATTGGCCGCCGACCTGGGTTACGGGGATGTGGCGCTGCTCGTTGCTGCCGAGGGCGGCGACCTGCGCGTGTTTGCGGACGCCCGTCCGATGACCGCGGCGGCGGCGGTGCCGGTGACGCGGGTGGGCGAGTCGGTGGTGCGCACCGACGAGCCGGAGGCGTACGACGCGCTCGAAGGCGGCGTCGTCGCATGCGGCACGCATCGCCGCATCCGCCGCGGTATCGCGTTCACCTCTACGGGCTATCCCATCGGACCGGCGGAGCATCCGTACGCGGTGGTGGTCCGCCATGTCGGCCAGAGCGTGGCCGAGGCTCCCGGCAAGATGGAAGTCGCGTTCATGCGCCTTGCGGCCCTGGTGCTCGAACGGCTGCAGACTGCGCCGATCACGGACCTCGACGCCGACGCCCCATACTCCACCACCCGGCTTGCCGGCGACGGCGTGATCGAGGTCGCGGAGAGTGGCGCCGTCACCTACGCCAGCCCGAACGCCGTCAACATCATGCGGCTCGCCGGCACCGAGGGCACGCTCGTGGGAAGCCCCGCTTCGGCGCTTCCGGGCGGCGCCTCGACCGTGACGCCGGTGCTCGGTACTGGCGCCGCGCGCGAGATGACGCTCGAGGTCCGCGGCCGCTCGCTCCGCTACCGGACGATCGCGCTCGCCGAGGGTGCGCTGGTGCTCGTGGAAGACGTCACCGACGCGCGGCGGCGCGAGCAGGAGTTGCGCGTCAAGGAAGCCACTATCCGCGAGGTGCACCATCGCGTGAAGAACAACCTGCAGACGATCGCCAGTCTGCTGCGCATCCAGGCGCGTCGGTCCTCCACCACCGAGGCTGCGCTCGCGCTCGGCGAGGCGGTGGAGCGGGTGTCGTCGATGGCAGTCGTCCATGAGATGCTCGCCGAGTCCGCCGAGGAGTCGGTGGACCTGTCGGCGGTGGTGCGGACCGTCGTCGAGATGGTCGGGCGTAGCCTCATCGGTCCGGGAGCGGACATCAGGCTCGTGGTCGAGGGGGAGACGGGCCTCGTGCCCGCGCCGGTCGCCACCTCGCTCGCGCTTGTCGCCGTCGAGCTCGTGCACAACGCGATCCAGCACGGCATCGGCGCGTCGGGATCGGGCTCGGTCACCGTGACCATGCGGGGCACCGCCTCGGAGGTCTCGCTCACCGTCAAGGACACCGGGCGCGGCCTGCCGGACGGCTTCTCGGTCAGCGCATCGGCCAACCTCGGCCTGGCGATCGTGCGCACCATCGTGGAGGACGACCTGCGCGGTACACTCTCATTCGGCACGGCGGCCGGCACGCTCGTGTCGGTTCGCGTGCCCGTCCCCGAACGGACGTAG